A region of Bombus huntii isolate Logan2020A chromosome 15, iyBomHunt1.1, whole genome shotgun sequence DNA encodes the following proteins:
- the LOC126874121 gene encoding protein glass-like isoform X2, producing MEFLQNHHTVNTSEPPYTLGTGSVGSIEATIPSGLCTGSLGVLSTEDTLTDNQNEETLGALQGTLRLQDLQNSPQDIGADQTQHIQNSGQSQVVSEFGASFWVDDMAGFPLPPLDLDPLPPGLFSPCSATYNWGCTRGECAPRTSNANGEGVADVLLSLKHAVVHPASPTGGYYSTAGSSHHYSQDYTQNLGPPVPPTHYASTPAMSVNVSMNMTMNMNMHSGYEQSYSSAWGVEPLLSPAQQYNPVEQQARVNQPPANSLIGTSTHPHSHPPAHGHSRLQLSSEHALCIGATGNPVTPDDNGRPNLCRICGKSYARPSTLKTHLRTHSGEKPFRLVVNPLRLSLDNIRSIKVSRVLQGI from the exons ATGGAGTTTCTGCAGAATCATCACACGGTGAACACCTCCGAACCGCCGTACACCCTTGGCACAG GTTCGGTAGGAAGTATCGAGGCCACCATACCTTCCGGCCTGTGCACCGGGTCTCTCGGTGTCCTGTCCACCGAAGACACCTTAACGGATAATCAAAACGAAGAGACTCTGGGTGCACTGCAGGGCACGCTTCGTCTACAGGATCTGCAAAATTCTCCGCAAGACATTGGCGCTGATCAAACGCAACACATCCAAAATTCCGGACAGAGCCAAGTGGTCAGCGAGTTTGGGGCGAGCTTCTGGGTCGACGATATGGCTGGTTTTCCATTGCCACCGCTGGATTTGGACCCGTTACCTCCTGGTCTCTTCAGCCCATGCTCGGCAACCTACAA TTGGGGTTGCACCAGAGGAGAATGTGCGCCGAGAACGAGCAACGCGAACGGGGAAGGTGTGGCGGACGTGTTACTATCGTTAAAACATGCGGTGGTCCATCCTGCAAGTCCTACCGGCGGATACTACTCCACGGCAGGATCGAGTCATCATTATTCTCAAGATTATACTCAAAATCTTGGCCCACCTGTTCCACCCACGCATTACGCGTCTACACCAGCCATGTCTGTGAACGTTTCTATGAATATGACCATGAACATGAACATGCACTCTGG GTACGAGCAAAGCTATTCGTCGGCATGGGGCGTGGAACCCCTGTTAAGTCCCGCCCAGCAGTATAATCCTGTGGAGCAGCAGGCAAGGGTGAATCAACCCCCGGCCAATAGTCTGATCGGCACCAGTACCCATCCTCATTCTCATCCCCCGGCGCACGGCCATTCCAGGCTGCAATTGTCCAGTGAGCATGCTCTGTGCATAGGCGCCACCGGAAACCCAGTCACACCCGACGACAATGGCAGACCTAACCTATGCCGAATTTGCGGCAAGTCGTATGCGCGACCCAGCACCCTCAAGACGCATCTTAGAACGCACTCTGGGGAGAAACCGTTTAGGTTAGTGGTGAATCCGCTTCGCTTATCGCTCGATAACATTCGATCGATAAAG GTGTCACGCGTGCTCCAAGGCATTTAG
- the LOC126874101 gene encoding ATP-binding cassette sub-family D member isoform X2 produces the protein MSSVFSKLIDKTSTKYGIRQEQLIRGIVGVATTLYFIKIGYPLVTFAIKQYQKGKKQTRNSVQVPSRDKNDINNANNSKLNSKAGKANVGLDRKFIKQLIALLKIMVPGWKTREAGLLTCATLTLLARTFLSIYVATLEGQIVKRIVLRDVQGFSLMLARWFAIAFPATFVNSAIRYLEGRLALSFRGRLVEHAYKMYLSQQTYYRVAALDTRLGGAEQRLTDDLSELASSVAHLYSSLTKPLLDCALVCIALISFSSKMGARRIHGPLLSCVVIGLTGQILRLASPKFGQLVAEEASKRGILREAHARISAHAEEIAFYGGHCTEHRYLITAYKSLVSHLRRVLALKFWYVMLEQLLMKYVWSGTGLLVIAMPLLYTTVTSGNVALKDDGDGGVSERTRYLTTSKNLLSSGADAVERLMLSYKELVALAGYAARVSEMLDVFKDAALYSIIELKDGAPVIKGIVRESTDGSISLIDVPIVTPNCEIIVPRLTICIRPGDHILITGPNGCGKSSLFRIISGLWPVYGGTLIRPAENYSAKRERPALFYIPQKPYMTVGCLRDQIIYPSESQTEDCCDEELLKLLEEVDLRSLAEREPNGLDSFGDWDSTLSGGEKQRLAMTRLFYHAPQYALLDECTSAVSLEAEAVIYETAKRKGITLLTITHRVASLAKYHKLLLRFDGEGGWTFGPLEAESATRLTTQATYEQTEQHEVKGGHYRMLHELRDIHKEDAKIGIS, from the exons ATGTCGTCGGTGTTTTCGAAATTAATCGACAAGACGTCTACCAAATACGGTATTAGGCAAGAGCAGCTGATTCGTGGTATAGTCGGGGTAGCGACCACTCTCTATTTCATCAAGATCGGTTATCCGTTGGTGACTTTTGCTATAAAGCAGTACCAAAAGGGGAAAAAGCAAACTCGGAATAGCGTCCAAGTGCCGAGCAGGGATAAGAATGACATTAATAATGCTAATAATAGCAAGTTGAACAGCAAGGCAGGGAAAGCAAACGTGGGTTTGGACCGAAAATTCATTAAACAGCTGATCGCGTTGCTGAAGATCATGGTTCCTGGATGGAAGACGCGCGAAGCCGGATTACTCACTTGTGCCACTCTGACGTTACTAGCTAGGACGTTTTTGTCGATCTATGTAGCCACTTTAGAAGGTCAAATCGTGAAGAGAATCGTGCTTCGAGACGTTCAAGGGTTTTCTTTGATGCTCGCGAGATGGTTCGCTATAGCTTTCCCCGCGACGTTCGTTAACTCGGCTATTCGATATCTAGAGGGACGATTGGCTCTTAGTTTTAG AGGACGCCTGGTAGAGCATGCTTACAAAATGTATCTGAGTCAACAGACCTACTATAGAGTGGCTGCACTGGACACTAGACTTGGAGGTGCTGAACAAAGACTGACGGATGATTTGTCCGAATTGGCTAGTTCTGTGGCACATTTGTATTCCAGTTTAACCAAGCCATTGTTAGATTGTGCATTGGTGTGCATCGCgcttatttctttctcttcaaAAATGGGAGCAAGAAGGATACACG GGCCATTGTTATCGTGCGTGGTAATTGGTCTGACCGGACAGATTCTACGTCTAGCTTCTCCTAAATTTGGCCAGTTAGTGGCCGAAGAAGCATCAAAACGTGGAATATTAAGAGAGGCACATGCTCGCATCAGTGCTCATGCAGAAGAGATAGCATTCTACGGAGGTCACTGTACAGAGCACCGATACTTGATTACCGCTTATAAATCTCTTGTTTCGCACTTAAGGAGAGTGTTAGCCCTAAAATTTTGGTACGTGATGTTGGAACAACTGCTCATGAAATACGTATGGTCCGGCACTGGTCTTTTAGTTATTGCCATGCCCCTTCTTTATACCACAGTGACATCAGGAAACGTGGCTTTAAAAGATGACGGCGATG GCGGAGTGAGCGAAAGAACTAGATACTTGACAACTTCTAAAAATCTTTTGAGTTCTGGGGCAGATGCCGTCGAGAGACTGATGTTGTCTTACAAA GAATTGGTGGCGCTAGCTGGATACGCAGCACGGGTCAGCGAAATGTTGGATGTATTTAAAGATGCTGCGCTAt ATAGTATAATCGAATTGAAAGACGGAGCACCGGTGATAAAAG GAATCGTACGTGAAAGTACAGATGGCAGTATAAGCTTGATCGACGTGCCAATAGTTACACCAAACTGTGAAATTATTGTACCTAGATTGACTATTTGT ATAAGACCAGGGGACCATATATTAATTACTGGGCCCAATGGCTGTGGAAAGAGTTCCCTGTTCCGCATAATTTCTGGCTTATGGCCAGTGTATGGAGGCACTTTGATAAGACCGGCAGAAAATTACTCTGCTAAACGAGAAAGACCCGCCTTATTTTATATTCCCCAAAAACCTTACATGACCGTCGGTTGCTTGCGCGATCAGATCATATATCCCTCGGAATCACAAACGGAAGACTGTTGCGACGAAGAACTGCTGAAATTGTTGGAAGAAGTGGATCTACGAAGTCTGGCAGAGAGAGAGCCGAATGGACTGGATTCTTTTGGTGACTGGGACTCTACGTTGTCTGGTGGTGAAAAACAAAGACTCGCGATGACGCGTTTGTTTTACCATGCGCCTCAGTATGCGCTGTTAGACGAGTGTACCAGTGCCGTGAGCCTCGAGGCTGAAGCAGTGATTTACGAAACTGCCAAAAGGAAAGGCATAACGTTGTTAACTATCACGCATCGCGTGGCTTCCCTCGCGAAATATCATAAACTACTGTTACGCTTCGACGGAGAAGGTGGTTGGACTTTCGGCCCGTTAGAGGCGGAAAGTGCAACGCGTCTAACGACTCAAGCAACTTACGAACAAACCGAGCAACACGAAGTGAAAGGAGGCCACTATCGAATGTTACAC GAACTCCGTGACATTCATAAGGAGGATGCGAAAATTGGAATTAGCTGA
- the LOC126874121 gene encoding protein glass-like isoform X1 gives MEFLQNHHTVNTSEPPYTLGTGSVGSIEATIPSGLCTGSLGVLSTEDTLTDNQNEETLGALQGTLRLQDLQNSPQDIGADQTQHIQNSGQSQVVSEFGASFWVDDMAGFPLPPLDLDPLPPGLFSPCSATYNWGCTRGECAPRTSNANGEGVADVLLSLKHAVVHPASPTGGYYSTAGSSHHYSQDYTQNLGPPVPPTHYASTPAMSVNVSMNMTMNMNMHSGYEQSYSSAWGVEPLLSPAQQYNPVEQQARVNQPPANSLIGTSTHPHSHPPAHGHSRLQLSSEHALCIGATGNPVTPDDNGRPNLCRICGKSYARPSTLKTHLRTHSGEKPFRCHACSKAFSQAANLTAHARTHSGEKPFRCPVCDRRFSQSSSVTTHMRTHSGERPYRCRFCKKAFSDSSTLTKHLRIHSGEKPYQCKLCLLRFSQSGNLNRHMRVHGGSLT, from the exons ATGGAGTTTCTGCAGAATCATCACACGGTGAACACCTCCGAACCGCCGTACACCCTTGGCACAG GTTCGGTAGGAAGTATCGAGGCCACCATACCTTCCGGCCTGTGCACCGGGTCTCTCGGTGTCCTGTCCACCGAAGACACCTTAACGGATAATCAAAACGAAGAGACTCTGGGTGCACTGCAGGGCACGCTTCGTCTACAGGATCTGCAAAATTCTCCGCAAGACATTGGCGCTGATCAAACGCAACACATCCAAAATTCCGGACAGAGCCAAGTGGTCAGCGAGTTTGGGGCGAGCTTCTGGGTCGACGATATGGCTGGTTTTCCATTGCCACCGCTGGATTTGGACCCGTTACCTCCTGGTCTCTTCAGCCCATGCTCGGCAACCTACAA TTGGGGTTGCACCAGAGGAGAATGTGCGCCGAGAACGAGCAACGCGAACGGGGAAGGTGTGGCGGACGTGTTACTATCGTTAAAACATGCGGTGGTCCATCCTGCAAGTCCTACCGGCGGATACTACTCCACGGCAGGATCGAGTCATCATTATTCTCAAGATTATACTCAAAATCTTGGCCCACCTGTTCCACCCACGCATTACGCGTCTACACCAGCCATGTCTGTGAACGTTTCTATGAATATGACCATGAACATGAACATGCACTCTGG GTACGAGCAAAGCTATTCGTCGGCATGGGGCGTGGAACCCCTGTTAAGTCCCGCCCAGCAGTATAATCCTGTGGAGCAGCAGGCAAGGGTGAATCAACCCCCGGCCAATAGTCTGATCGGCACCAGTACCCATCCTCATTCTCATCCCCCGGCGCACGGCCATTCCAGGCTGCAATTGTCCAGTGAGCATGCTCTGTGCATAGGCGCCACCGGAAACCCAGTCACACCCGACGACAATGGCAGACCTAACCTATGCCGAATTTGCGGCAAGTCGTATGCGCGACCCAGCACCCTCAAGACGCATCTTAGAACGCACTCTGGGGAGAAACCGTTTAG GTGTCACGCGTGCTCCAAGGCATTTAGTCAGGCCGCGAATTTAACTGCCCATGCAAGAACTCATTCGGGAGAAAAACCATTTCGATGTCCAGTGTGTGATCGGAGATTTTCGCAAAGCAGTTCCGTAACCACACATATGAGAACGCACTCGGGAGAACGTCCGTATAG ATGTCGATTCTGCAAAAAGGCATTCTCGGATAGTTCTACATTAACCAAACATCTTCGTATTCACTCTGGCGAGAAACCATATCAGTGTAAGTTGTGCTTGCTGAGGTTCAGCCAAAGCGGTAATCTGAACAGGCATATGAGAGTCCATGGCGGTTCTCTAACGTGA
- the LOC126874101 gene encoding ATP-binding cassette sub-family D member isoform X1 yields the protein MSSVFSKLIDKTSTKYGIRQEQLIRGIVGVATTLYFIKIGYPLVTFAIKQYQKGKKQTRNSVQVPSRDKNDINNANNSKLNSKAGKANVGLDRKFIKQLIALLKIMVPGWKTREAGLLTCATLTLLARTFLSIYVATLEGQIVKRIVLRDVQGFSLMLARWFAIAFPATFVNSAIRYLEGRLALSFRGRLVEHAYKMYLSQQTYYRVAALDTRLGGAEQRLTDDLSELASSVAHLYSSLTKPLLDCALVCIALISFSSKMGARRIHGPLLSCVVIGLTGQILRLASPKFGQLVAEEASKRGILREAHARISAHAEEIAFYGGHCTEHRYLITAYKSLVSHLRRVLALKFWYVMLEQLLMKYVWSGTGLLVIAMPLLYTTVTSGNVALKDDGDGGVSERTRYLTTSKNLLSSGADAVERLMLSYKELVALAGYAARVSEMLDVFKDAALCKYRRNIVGSSSRTTNSTTNFALDSIIELKDGAPVIKGIVRESTDGSISLIDVPIVTPNCEIIVPRLTICIRPGDHILITGPNGCGKSSLFRIISGLWPVYGGTLIRPAENYSAKRERPALFYIPQKPYMTVGCLRDQIIYPSESQTEDCCDEELLKLLEEVDLRSLAEREPNGLDSFGDWDSTLSGGEKQRLAMTRLFYHAPQYALLDECTSAVSLEAEAVIYETAKRKGITLLTITHRVASLAKYHKLLLRFDGEGGWTFGPLEAESATRLTTQATYEQTEQHEVKGGHYRMLHELRDIHKEDAKIGIS from the exons ATGTCGTCGGTGTTTTCGAAATTAATCGACAAGACGTCTACCAAATACGGTATTAGGCAAGAGCAGCTGATTCGTGGTATAGTCGGGGTAGCGACCACTCTCTATTTCATCAAGATCGGTTATCCGTTGGTGACTTTTGCTATAAAGCAGTACCAAAAGGGGAAAAAGCAAACTCGGAATAGCGTCCAAGTGCCGAGCAGGGATAAGAATGACATTAATAATGCTAATAATAGCAAGTTGAACAGCAAGGCAGGGAAAGCAAACGTGGGTTTGGACCGAAAATTCATTAAACAGCTGATCGCGTTGCTGAAGATCATGGTTCCTGGATGGAAGACGCGCGAAGCCGGATTACTCACTTGTGCCACTCTGACGTTACTAGCTAGGACGTTTTTGTCGATCTATGTAGCCACTTTAGAAGGTCAAATCGTGAAGAGAATCGTGCTTCGAGACGTTCAAGGGTTTTCTTTGATGCTCGCGAGATGGTTCGCTATAGCTTTCCCCGCGACGTTCGTTAACTCGGCTATTCGATATCTAGAGGGACGATTGGCTCTTAGTTTTAG AGGACGCCTGGTAGAGCATGCTTACAAAATGTATCTGAGTCAACAGACCTACTATAGAGTGGCTGCACTGGACACTAGACTTGGAGGTGCTGAACAAAGACTGACGGATGATTTGTCCGAATTGGCTAGTTCTGTGGCACATTTGTATTCCAGTTTAACCAAGCCATTGTTAGATTGTGCATTGGTGTGCATCGCgcttatttctttctcttcaaAAATGGGAGCAAGAAGGATACACG GGCCATTGTTATCGTGCGTGGTAATTGGTCTGACCGGACAGATTCTACGTCTAGCTTCTCCTAAATTTGGCCAGTTAGTGGCCGAAGAAGCATCAAAACGTGGAATATTAAGAGAGGCACATGCTCGCATCAGTGCTCATGCAGAAGAGATAGCATTCTACGGAGGTCACTGTACAGAGCACCGATACTTGATTACCGCTTATAAATCTCTTGTTTCGCACTTAAGGAGAGTGTTAGCCCTAAAATTTTGGTACGTGATGTTGGAACAACTGCTCATGAAATACGTATGGTCCGGCACTGGTCTTTTAGTTATTGCCATGCCCCTTCTTTATACCACAGTGACATCAGGAAACGTGGCTTTAAAAGATGACGGCGATG GCGGAGTGAGCGAAAGAACTAGATACTTGACAACTTCTAAAAATCTTTTGAGTTCTGGGGCAGATGCCGTCGAGAGACTGATGTTGTCTTACAAA GAATTGGTGGCGCTAGCTGGATACGCAGCACGGGTCAGCGAAATGTTGGATGTATTTAAAGATGCTGCGCTAtgtaaatatagaagaaatatCGTTGGTAGTTCATCGAGAACAACAAATAGTACAACCAATTTTGCTTTAGATAGTATAATCGAATTGAAAGACGGAGCACCGGTGATAAAAG GAATCGTACGTGAAAGTACAGATGGCAGTATAAGCTTGATCGACGTGCCAATAGTTACACCAAACTGTGAAATTATTGTACCTAGATTGACTATTTGT ATAAGACCAGGGGACCATATATTAATTACTGGGCCCAATGGCTGTGGAAAGAGTTCCCTGTTCCGCATAATTTCTGGCTTATGGCCAGTGTATGGAGGCACTTTGATAAGACCGGCAGAAAATTACTCTGCTAAACGAGAAAGACCCGCCTTATTTTATATTCCCCAAAAACCTTACATGACCGTCGGTTGCTTGCGCGATCAGATCATATATCCCTCGGAATCACAAACGGAAGACTGTTGCGACGAAGAACTGCTGAAATTGTTGGAAGAAGTGGATCTACGAAGTCTGGCAGAGAGAGAGCCGAATGGACTGGATTCTTTTGGTGACTGGGACTCTACGTTGTCTGGTGGTGAAAAACAAAGACTCGCGATGACGCGTTTGTTTTACCATGCGCCTCAGTATGCGCTGTTAGACGAGTGTACCAGTGCCGTGAGCCTCGAGGCTGAAGCAGTGATTTACGAAACTGCCAAAAGGAAAGGCATAACGTTGTTAACTATCACGCATCGCGTGGCTTCCCTCGCGAAATATCATAAACTACTGTTACGCTTCGACGGAGAAGGTGGTTGGACTTTCGGCCCGTTAGAGGCGGAAAGTGCAACGCGTCTAACGACTCAAGCAACTTACGAACAAACCGAGCAACACGAAGTGAAAGGAGGCCACTATCGAATGTTACAC GAACTCCGTGACATTCATAAGGAGGATGCGAAAATTGGAATTAGCTGA